The stretch of DNA GGACCTGGCCGGCCGGATCACCCCCCGGCGGCTCCCGCGCGCCACGCCGCCGCGCCGATGGGTGCCGCGATCGTCGTACGTCCCGGCGACAGCCTGTGGTCGATCGCCGCCGCCCACCTGCCCGGCGACGCCTCGGTGGCAGCGACGACGCGCGCCTGGCATGAGCTGTACGACGCCAACCGCAGTCGGATCGGGACCGACCCGGACCTGATCCATCCCGGCCAGCGCCTGGCCGACCCGCTCGGGTCCGGCGAAGGAGCCGAGCGATGACCGGTAGCCCGCCCGCCCTCGCCGCCGTGGCGCCGAAACTGCACCTGCGCCCGGTGCCGTCGGTCGACGGCCCGTATGACGACGAGATCGACGAGCCTGCGATCGCCCCCGCGGGCAACTTGGTCTTCGCGTTCCCACCGCCGACGACGGCCGAGCTACCGCTGCGGCTCGCGCCTCCTGCGGCCGAGCTCTGCGACGGGCCGGGACACCATCATCGGCTGCCCGATCCGCGCCCGTGGACGGCACGGCTGGCGCAGGCGATCGTCGAGGTCCTGGCAGGCGCGAGGCCGGCCAGCCAGCTGTCCCGGGTGGCAACCCTCGACGTGCTCGCCTTGCTCGAGCGCGGCTCCGGCCGGCTGGGCGCCCGTCCGGGCGGCCCGCCGCGGCGGCCGATCGTGGGATCGGTGCACGTCAGCCAGCCGCGGCCCGGGGTGGCCGAGGCCTGCGCGGTCGTCGACACCGGCGTACGGAAACGAGCGATCGCACTGCGACTCGAGGGCAGGAACGGCCAGTGGCGCTGCACCGCCCTGCACATCGGCTAGCACCCAGCGCGAGAGCCGGTTAGACCGCCGCCGGCTCGCGCTCGGGCAGCTCGGCCTGCACGCCGCGGCGCAGCCCGAGGAATGCGACGACGGCAGCCGCCGCCATCACGCCCGCCATGGCCTCGAGCACGACGTGGGTGGCGTCGGCGAAGTCGAGCCGGACGAAGTGCGGGATCGCCGCAGGCCCGGACGAGCCGGACTGCGACTGCGAGATCGCGGCGGCCTCCCGCAGCGCTGGCGAGTGCGGGACGCCCCGCGCGAGCAAGGTCGCGAGCACGTGGGACTTCATCCGGTTCACCAGGATCGTGCCGAGCACCGCCAGCCCCAGACTCGACGCGTAGTTCCGCACGGTCTGCGTGATGCCCGTGGCCTCGCCGTACGAGAGTGCCGACGCGCGGTTGACGGCATCCGTGCTGGCCGGACCCAGCATCATGCCCATCCCCGCACCGGACAGCATGATGGTCCAGATCTGCTTGCCCAGGTCGAGGTCGGTCACCCGTCCCGCCCACAACGCGAAGCCGACCGCCGCCAACGCGCAGCCGATCACCACGGGTCGCTTCGCACCGACCCGGTCGAGCATCCGGCCGCCAATCTGCGCGGCGACCACGAAGCCGATGAAGAAGTAGAGCAGGACCAGGCTCGCCCCGGAGGCGTTCTTGCCGAGCGAGATCTGCGCGTACTCGCTCGCGAAGAAGAACGCCGGCACGAAGCTCAGCATCGCGATGCCGAGTACAAGGTTCTCGACGAGGAACGGGCGGATCCCGAAGATGCTCACCTGGATCAACGGGGCATCCGTTCGCCGCTCGATCCGGTAGAAGACCACGAGCAGAGCCAGACCGGCCGCGATGGAGATCGCGATGCCGGGGTTGCGCCAACCCCAGATCGTGGATTGCTGGAAGCCGAAGACACTGAGACCGACACCGGCCGCAACGAGCACAAGGCCGCGGTAGTCGATCGGCGCCGCACGGTACGCCGTCACCGGCTTCGACACCGCGATCAGCACCAATGCGATCGCCGCGACCGGCAGGTTCACCCAGAAGATCGCCCGCCAGGTCCACTCGGTCAGGTATCCGCCGAGGATCGGGCCGACCGCGGTAAGACCGCCGGCGATGCCGAAGAACAGGGCGAGCGCACGGCCGCGCTCGCGAAGCGGGAAGACCTGAACGACGATCGCCAGCGCGGCGGGAAACATGATCGCCCCGCCGAGTCCCTGGAGGGCGCGGAAAATGACGATCCACGTCTCGGCGGCGCCGCCCTTCGGCGTCAGCCCGCACATCGCGGAGGCACCCGCGAAGACGACGACCCCGAGCACCACCATCCGCCGATGCCCGAGCGTGTCGGCGAGCCGGCCGCCGAAGGCGAAGAAGGCGGCAAGCGACAGCAGGTAGGAGTTGACCGCCCACTGCACGCCGGTGCTGGACAGGCCGAGCTCGCGTTGGATGTTCGGCACCGCGATCGAGACGATGGTCTGGTCGATGAAGGTCATCGCGACCGCGAAGATCATCGCGGTGAGCACCAGGTTGCGCGAGCCGTGCTCACCCGCTCCCGTCGTCGCCATGCCGGCTCCCTCCGGAGCCGGCCGGACGCGCTCGACCCCTGCGGACGTGCTGCGCCGGGGCTCCCCGAAGCGCAGGTGGGCGGCTCACCCTAACCGTCTCGGTTGAACAGCGGGAGGCCGCTGCCCAGCGGCGGGCGCCGAGGGTTTCCCCGCAAACGGCTGATGACACCTTGTTACAGACCTAAGATGGCGTTGTACGCAAGGGGGGAAACTATGCGTCGACTGTCCATCTCTGCCGTGGATCGGAATCGCCGGGCCAAGCTCGCCCGGCTCTATCGCTGTTCCCGCACCGAGCGCGCCGACGCGCGCCGGACGGGGTGAGCCGGCCCGAACGGGTCGAGGACAACGCACCGGAGGTCAACGCGGACCTCCGGGAGCGCCGCCTGCCCGCGCGGGCGGCCGGCGCCTCGACCCACGCGTTCCGGCAGCTACGACGCGGCGCGCCGAGCCGGCGGATCAGCTCGGGCTCGCCGCGCTCGGCCCGCGTCGACCTGCCAGATCCTGGCCGGACGGCCCGGGGGTTGGCCCAGGCGATCGTCGAGGTGCTCGCCGGCGCCCGGCCGCCCGTCCAGCTCACCGACCTCGTCACCATCGACGTGCTTCGGATGTTGCGAAGGGGAACGGGCCGGCTGGGTTCGCTCCCGGGGCGGCCGGCACCGCGACCGGTGATCGCCTCGGTCCGGGTCTGCGAGCCGTGCGAGGCGGTCGCCGAAGTGAGCGCGGTCATCGCCACCGGTGTCCGGATGCGAGCTCTCGCGCTCCGGCTGGAGGGCATTGACGGTCGCTGGCGGTGCACCGCCGTACATCTCGGCTGAGCGTCGACGCAGCGACGGCCGGGCCCGGCAAACGTCGAGAAACGCCGGGCTACTGCGCGCCCTGCGGCGCGCCGTGGCAGCGCTTGTACTTGCGTCCCGACCCGCACGGGCACGGCGCGTTGCGGGAGACGTTGTCGAACGAGCCGCCCGACCCGCCGGCAGCCGGGGCCGAGCTGCGCTCGACCGCCGCCTCGCCGTCGACGGTCGGCGCCGAGTACTGAAGGTTCGCGGGCCGCTTCGGCTGGCCGAACGCCTTGCCGAGCACCCCGGCGACCCTGTCCTGCTCGTCCGCCTCGGCGACCGGGACCGAGCGCGGATCCGGAGTGGCCTGCGGAAGCTCAGGGGACGCGATGCCCTCGTCGCCGTCGACCTCGGCGATCTCGGCCTCGGCATCGAGCGCGGACGACTCCTCGGGCTCGACCTCGACCTTGACATCGGCATAGAAGAGGAACCCGACCGACTCCTCTTTGATGCCCTCCATCATCACGGTGAACATGTCGTATGCCTCGCGCTGGTACTCGACCAGTGGATCGCGCTGGCCGTAGCCGCGCAGGCCGATGCCCTCCTGCAGGTAGTCCATCTCGTAGAGGTGCTCACGCCAGCGCCGGTCGAGCACGGACAGCAACACCCGTCGCTCGAGCTCGCGCATGACCGGCTCGCCCTCAGGGTCGAGTCCGAGCGACTCCTCTCGGTCCCCATACGCCGCTTCGGCGTCGGCGATCAGCTCGTCGGTGATGAACTCTGCGGACAGCCCGCCGCCGGAGCGTTGCTCGAGCTCTTCGACCGTGACGCCGACCGGGTACAGCGTCTTGAGGTTGGTCCAGAGTGCTTCGAGATCCCAGTCCTCGTAGTAGCCCTCGCCGGTAGCACCGGCGACGTACGCCGTGATGACGTCCTCGACCATGTGCTGGACCTCTTCGTGCAGGTCCTCGCCTTCGAGCACCCGCCGCCGCTCGTCATAGATGACGGTGCGCTGCTTGTTCAGCACTTCGTCGTACTTCAGGACGTTCTTGCGGATCTCGAAGTTCTGCTCCTCGATCTGCGTCTGCGCGGAGCGGATCGAGCGAGACACCATCTTGGACTCGATCGGCACGTCTTCGGGCAGGTTCAGCCGGTCCATGATCGCCTCGACCATGTGCGCGTTGAACAGCTGCATCAGGTCGTCGCCGAGCGAGAGGTAGAACCGGGACTCGCCGGGGTCGCCCTGACGGCCGGACCGCCCGCGTAGCTGGTTGTCGATGCGCCGAGAGTCATGGCGTTCGGTGCCGAGAACGTAGAGCCCGCCGAGGCCGACGACCTCCTCGTGTTCGGCGGCGACCGCGGCCTCGGCCGTGTGCAGCGCATCCGGCCAGGCGGCTTCGTACTCCTCGGGCTGCTCGACGGGCGACAGCCCACGGCGAGCGAGCTCCATCGTCGCCATGGACTCCGGATTTCCACCCAGCATGATGTCGGTACCACGACCGGCCATGTTGGTCGCTACCGTGACCGACCCCTTGCGACCGGCCTGCGCGACGATGGCGGCTTCCTTCTCGTGATACTTCGCGTTGAGCACCTCGTGAGGGACGCCGCGGCGCAGCAACAGGGCGGACAGATGCTCGCTCTTCTCGACGCTCGTCGTGCCGACCAGCACCGGCTGGCCCTTCTCGTGCCGCTCGACGAGGTCTTCGACGACGGCATCCCACTTCGCGTCTTCGGTCTTGTAGACGACGTCAGGAGCGTCGAGCCGGATCATGTCCTTGTTCGTCGGGATCGGGACGACGCCGAGCTTGTAGACCTGGTCGAACTCCGCCGCCTCGGTGGCCGCCGTACCGGTCATTCCGGCGAGCTTGTCGTAGAGGCGGAAGTAGTTCTGCAGCGTGATCGTCGCGAGCGTCTGGTTCTCCTGCTTGATCTCGACGCCTTCCTTCGCCTCGATCGCCTGGTGCATGCCCTCGTTGTAACGCCGGCCGTGCAGGATGCGCCCGGTGAACTCGTCGACGATGAACACCTCGCCGTTGCTGACGATGTAGTCCTTGTCGCGCTTGTAGAGCTCCTTGGCCTTCAACGCGTTGTTGAGGTAGCCGACGAGCGGGGTGTTGACCGCCTCGTAGAGGTTGTCGATGCCGAGCTCGTCCTCGACCCGCTCGACCGCGGGCTCGAGCACGCTCAACGTCCGCTTGCCTTCGTCGCACTCGTAGTCGACGTCGCGGGTCAGCTTGGCCGCCAGACGCGCGAACTCGATGTACCACTTCTGGTTGTGCT from Mycobacteriales bacterium encodes:
- a CDS encoding Rv3235 family protein, whose product is MTGSPPALAAVAPKLHLRPVPSVDGPYDDEIDEPAIAPAGNLVFAFPPPTTAELPLRLAPPAAELCDGPGHHHRLPDPRPWTARLAQAIVEVLAGARPASQLSRVATLDVLALLERGSGRLGARPGGPPRRPIVGSVHVSQPRPGVAEACAVVDTGVRKRAIALRLEGRNGQWRCTALHIG
- a CDS encoding MFS transporter, with protein sequence MATTGAGEHGSRNLVLTAMIFAVAMTFIDQTIVSIAVPNIQRELGLSSTGVQWAVNSYLLSLAAFFAFGGRLADTLGHRRMVVLGVVVFAGASAMCGLTPKGGAAETWIVIFRALQGLGGAIMFPAALAIVVQVFPLRERGRALALFFGIAGGLTAVGPILGGYLTEWTWRAIFWVNLPVAAIALVLIAVSKPVTAYRAAPIDYRGLVLVAAGVGLSVFGFQQSTIWGWRNPGIAISIAAGLALLVVFYRIERRTDAPLIQVSIFGIRPFLVENLVLGIAMLSFVPAFFFASEYAQISLGKNASGASLVLLYFFIGFVVAAQIGGRMLDRVGAKRPVVIGCALAAVGFALWAGRVTDLDLGKQIWTIMLSGAGMGMMLGPASTDAVNRASALSYGEATGITQTVRNYASSLGLAVLGTILVNRMKSHVLATLLARGVPHSPALREAAAISQSQSGSSGPAAIPHFVRLDFADATHVVLEAMAGVMAAAAVVAFLGLRRGVQAELPEREPAAV
- a CDS encoding Rv3235 family protein codes for the protein MSRPERVEDNAPEVNADLRERRLPARAAGASTHAFRQLRRGAPSRRISSGSPRSARVDLPDPGRTARGLAQAIVEVLAGARPPVQLTDLVTIDVLRMLRRGTGRLGSLPGRPAPRPVIASVRVCEPCEAVAEVSAVIATGVRMRALALRLEGIDGRWRCTAVHLG